In a single window of the Streptomyces sp. CGMCC 4.7035 genome:
- a CDS encoding ABC transporter permease: MSRVEAVGTSRAEAPRGPNPLWAFGLLRSELVTTFRRWRTIALLGVLAAVPILVGIAVRIETSDGSGAGGRGGGGGPAFIAQITNNGLFLVFTALAATLPFFLPMAIGVIAGDAIAGEANSGTLRYLLVAPAGRTRLLLTKYATTMAFCLVATLVVAVSALAVGALLFPLGDLTTISGTRISFAEGLGRALLIALVVAASLIGVAALGLFISTLTNSGIAAMATTVGLLITVQILDQIPQLHALQPYFFSHYWLSFADLMRDPVYWDDLVRNLGLQALYAAVFGSAAWARFTTKDITA; this comes from the coding sequence GGGCCTTCGGCCTGCTGCGCAGTGAGCTGGTGACCACCTTCCGGCGCTGGCGCACGATCGCGCTGCTGGGCGTGCTGGCCGCAGTGCCGATCCTGGTGGGGATCGCCGTCAGGATCGAGACGAGCGACGGGTCCGGTGCCGGCGGGCGCGGGGGCGGGGGCGGCCCGGCGTTCATCGCGCAGATCACCAACAACGGACTGTTCCTGGTGTTCACGGCACTGGCCGCGACGCTCCCGTTCTTCCTGCCGATGGCGATCGGCGTCATCGCGGGCGACGCGATCGCGGGCGAGGCGAACTCCGGCACGCTGCGCTATCTCCTGGTCGCCCCCGCCGGCCGTACCCGCCTGCTGCTCACCAAGTACGCGACCACGATGGCCTTCTGCCTCGTCGCGACCCTGGTCGTCGCGGTCTCGGCGCTCGCGGTGGGCGCGCTGCTGTTCCCGCTGGGCGATCTGACGACGATCTCGGGCACGCGCATCAGCTTCGCCGAAGGGCTGGGCCGGGCCCTGCTGATCGCGCTGGTCGTCGCCGCGTCGCTGATCGGCGTGGCGGCCCTGGGGCTGTTCATCTCCACCCTCACCAACAGCGGCATCGCGGCGATGGCGACCACGGTCGGCCTGCTGATCACGGTCCAGATCCTCGACCAGATACCCCAGTTGCACGCGCTCCAGCCGTACTTCTTCTCGCACTACTGGCTGTCCTTCGCGGACCTCATGCGCGACCCGGTCTACTGGGACGACCTGGTCCGCAACCTCGGCCTCCAGGCCCTGTACGCGGCGGTGTTCGGCTCGGCGGCCTGGGCGCGCTTCACCACGAAGGACATCACGGCGTAG